Genomic DNA from Streptomyces sp. GS7:
CGACGGCGATGGGCAGGTGGAGGTGGCGGGCGATGACACGAGCCTCGTAGTCGAGGAGGGCGAGGGTCCAGGCGGCGTAGAGGCGGCGGAGGTCCGGCGCGTTCGGCCGGTTCAGAAGCGGGCGGACGGCGTCCATGGGGAAGCTTTCCAGGGCGTGGCTGCTGAGCCAGCCCTCTGCGCTGGGCGGCTGCGGCTGCCGGGAGCGGGCACCCACACGGCGGAGCCGTATCAAGAGCAGGACGGCGATGGCGGTGCCGGCCAGGACGCCCAGGAGCACCGGCCGGACACCGGCGGGGGCGAGGGCCAGCGCCAAGGTCTCCAGCAGGACCAGAATGGCGAACGTAACGGTCAACGATTCAGCGGCGGGGCCGTGCAATCGACGGTTCATACCGCACCCCTCCTGTCCGTGCCTGTGACCGCTCGGTTCGGGAACCGGACGTGCCGGCGGTCACGCGCGAAGGGAATTCCCCACAGCAAAAAGCCTATCGAACGCACGTCCCCCTTGCGTGAATACGCAAGGGGGCATAGCGCTGGGCGGCGTCCTCCATGCAGGCCAAAGCCGGCTCCGAAGAACCCTGCGTAGGGACCGGTTCCAAGGAACCGCATCACTGAACGGAGGCAGCCATACGTGAAGCCCCTCCCGGTCAGCGCCGCCCTGTCAGCAGCCGTGGACGGATCGGCGGCTTTCCCCCGGGTGGCTTCGTTCATGGCGTGCGTTCATGACGCGGTTCGGGCAGCAGGCAGCGATCCACGGACGTGGAAATGTTCAAGGCCCCTGACGGCTTCGAGGTGTCGTGTGACCCTGAATCTCGGCTGCGGACGCGGTCGCGACAGGAACTCAGTCGTGGGGCGGCAGGTGGCCGATCTGATGGTCCGCGACGTTCAGCGCCTCGTCGACCAACCGGCGCAGGTGCCCGTGCCGCAGGGCGTACACCACGCGGCGCCCCTCCTTGCGGGTGGCTACCAGGCCGGCCAGTCGCAGCCGTGCCAGGTGCTGGCTGACCGAGGTCCGCGCCGCCGTGGTCGCCGCGGTCAGCGTCGTGACGTCGGCTTCTCCCTCGCCGAGCCGCCGCAGCAGGGCCAGGCGGGTGCGGTCGGCGAGCAGGCCGAGCACGTCCACGGCCACAGCCAGGCGCTCGCCGTCGTCTGGCTGTTGCGAGGCATGCGCACCTGATAGATGCATGCGTGCGTTCATGTGCACATAATGGTGTGGCAGCAGTCCCGCCGTCCAGTCCGCCACCGGCGAAAGGCGCAAGCGTGAGCGAGCACCCCCACACCCACGAGTCGCCTGATCACCACCACGGCCACGGTGCGCACCACCACCCGCACCCCACCGCCGTCCGCCACGATCACGGTGACCACCGGCACGACCACGACCGTAACCATGATCACGTGCACGGGGAGGGCCGGTGGGCCAGTTTCCGACACCAGCTTGCGCACGTGGTCACTCCGCACAGCCACGAGGCGATGGACAAGGTCGACTCGGCCATGGAGACCTCCCGCGAGGGCATGCGCACCCTGTGGCTCTCCTTGGGCATCCTCGGGCTGACCACGGTCATCCAGGCGATGATCGTGGCGATATCCGGTTCGGTGGCGCTGCTGGGCGACACCATCCACAACGCCGCCGACGCGCTGACCGCCGTCCCGCTCGGCATCGCGTTCGTCGTGGGCCGCCGGGCGGCGAACCGCCGCTACACCTACGGCTACGGCCGAGCCGAGGACCTGGCCGGCATCGCCATCGTCCTGACCATCGCCGCGTCCTCCGCGCTCGCCGCCTACGAGGCCATAGACCGGCTGCTGCACCCACGAGACGTCACCCACCTGTGGGCGGTGGCCCTCGCCGCCCTGGTCGGCTTCATCGGCAACGAGTGGGTGGCCGGCTACCGCATCCGCACGGGCCGCAAGATCGGCTCCGCCGCACTGGTCGCCGACGGCCTGCACGCCCGCACCGACGGCTTCACCTCCCTGGCCGTGCTCCTGGGAGCCGGCGGTGTCGCCCTCGGTTGGCGCTGGGCGGACCCTGCGGTCGGCCTCCTGATCACCGTCGCGATCCTCATGGTGCTCAAAGGCGCCGCCCGCGAGGTCTACCGTCGCTTGATGGACTCCGTCGACCCCCACCTCGTCGACACCGCCGAGACCACACTCCGCGACATCAACGGCGTCCTGGGCACCGGGCAGGTCCGCATGCGGTGGATCGGCCATGCCCTGCGGGCCGAGGCCGACATCGTCGTCGATCCCCACCTGACCGTCGTCCAGGCCCATGAAGTCGCCGTCGCCGCCGAGCATGCCCTCATCCACGCCGTCCCACGCCTGACCGCCGCCACCGTCCACACCGACCACCTGACGGACGGCACCGACCCACACGCCGCCCTCAGCCACCACGCCGGCCGCTGAAAGGAGAGGTCACGGCGGTGGCGAAGTCGGCTGTGACGGCTGACGGGGTAGCCGCCACGTGACCGCCAGCCTCCTGGCCCGTGCGGTCGGAACCGGACATGATGCCGCCGTTCACGACGAGCGACCTGCAGAAACGAGCCCTCTCGGCGACACCCGGCTACCGCCGTGGTGCTCTCCCGTGCCCCCACCCGGTGAAGAAGTCCCGGAACCGGCGGTGGGACGCCTCGTCCGCAGGGTAATCGGCCTCGTCCGGGTGGCCGATCACCGTCCAGCTCACTGCGGAGACCGCGGGCTCCAACGACAGTCGACTGACAGCCGCTTCAAGAAGGGAGTCATCACGACGCTCGGTGGTGAGTTCCGCGGCGACGGTGACCTTCCCTTCCTCCGCGTCGCGGCTGAACACCGAGCGCAGCCGGAAGCCAGGCTGGGCGACGGCCTGGACGATCAGGGCTCTGATGTGTGCCTCCTCCGGCTCGGTGCACACCGCCTCGAAGTAGTAGTCGGTGGCGACCTCGGCGCCGCCGCGCGGCTCCCGGTCCAGGCGCCGGCCCAGCGGCCGCAGCAGCAGGTTGGCACCCACCACCGCAAGTGTGCCGAGCCCCGCCAGGACGTACAGCCCCGTGCCGGCCAGGGCGCCGACAGCAGCCGAACACCACAGTGTGGCCGCGGTGTTGAGTCCGCGCACGCTCAGCCCGTCGCGGATGATGACACCGGCTCCCAGGAAGCCGATGCCGGAGACGATCTGGGCCGCGACCCGTGAGCCGTCGTATCCGACGGTACTGGTGGCCTGCGTAAAGCCGTAGTTGGACAGCAGGACGAAGAGCGCCGACCCGGCGGCCACCAGCGCGTTCGTCCGCAGCCCAGCCATCCGAGCCCGCCACTGCCGCTCCAAGCCGATGGCAGCGCCGAAGCCGAGCCCGGCAGCAATGTTGTCCACCATCTGCCACTCGTTGACGATGACCATGATCCGTTCCCCTCGTCCTTGATCCCTTTCCCGTGTCGGCTCCTGTATCGGCGACTCACCGCCAGGTGCTGAACCGACCGATGCACCCTGGGCTCGTTTCCGCAGACCGCAGGGGTGTCCGTCCACGGCGCCGCGGTTGCGCAGGCGGGTGGCGTTGGCGTCGCGGGGAGGAGCACCGTGGGTCGACATCGGGGCGAACCTCGCCGGTACGTTGCGCCCGGCTGCTGAGGGCGACTGCGCAGGCGCGGGTCGAGATCGCTTTCGTAGCGTGCGGCCAGGGCGGGGAAGTGGCCCTGCTCGACGGCGAGGAGCCGGACGAGACGCCGCGCCCGCCTATCAGATAGTCGAATACGAAAGTAACTCTTCGTAGTCAACTCCGGATAAGATCGCCCCCCTTCCACTCCTGGAAACCCACCGACCCTGCGATGGCAGTAGCGTTCACTGGGGGGCAAAGAAGCGGCTACACCAGAGCCAAGCGATGGCGGCGCAACGCTTGTCCGGGACCCGTCCGACCGTGTGGACATGTCCACACGGGACGCGATCGAGCGCAACGGAACAGCATCGAGCGGCATCGAAACGCCCCGATTTTTCGGGTTCTCCGACAAAACCGCAGGTGAGAAGGGTCA
This window encodes:
- a CDS encoding metalloregulator ArsR/SmtB family transcription factor gives rise to the protein MNARMHLSGAHASQQPDDGERLAVAVDVLGLLADRTRLALLRRLGEGEADVTTLTAATTAARTSVSQHLARLRLAGLVATRKEGRRVVYALRHGHLRRLVDEALNVADHQIGHLPPHD
- a CDS encoding cation diffusion facilitator family transporter, encoding MSEHPHTHESPDHHHGHGAHHHPHPTAVRHDHGDHRHDHDRNHDHVHGEGRWASFRHQLAHVVTPHSHEAMDKVDSAMETSREGMRTLWLSLGILGLTTVIQAMIVAISGSVALLGDTIHNAADALTAVPLGIAFVVGRRAANRRYTYGYGRAEDLAGIAIVLTIAASSALAAYEAIDRLLHPRDVTHLWAVALAALVGFIGNEWVAGYRIRTGRKIGSAALVADGLHARTDGFTSLAVLLGAGGVALGWRWADPAVGLLITVAILMVLKGAAREVYRRLMDSVDPHLVDTAETTLRDINGVLGTGQVRMRWIGHALRAEADIVVDPHLTVVQAHEVAVAAEHALIHAVPRLTAATVHTDHLTDGTDPHAALSHHAGR
- a CDS encoding MgtC/SapB family protein; translated protein: MVIVNEWQMVDNIAAGLGFGAAIGLERQWRARMAGLRTNALVAAGSALFVLLSNYGFTQATSTVGYDGSRVAAQIVSGIGFLGAGVIIRDGLSVRGLNTAATLWCSAAVGALAGTGLYVLAGLGTLAVVGANLLLRPLGRRLDREPRGGAEVATDYYFEAVCTEPEEAHIRALIVQAVAQPGFRLRSVFSRDAEEGKVTVAAELTTERRDDSLLEAAVSRLSLEPAVSAVSWTVIGHPDEADYPADEASHRRFRDFFTGWGHGRAPRR